The Mercenaria mercenaria strain notata chromosome 8, MADL_Memer_1, whole genome shotgun sequence genome has a segment encoding these proteins:
- the LOC123566537 gene encoding ubiquitin-like protein 7 isoform X2 produces MASVIICDRISQGNTGRKELTGVRLDQDVKILKEKIAADLKITENLFDVIYCGQCLKEGASLESNGVHQGSTVHVVARPVQDQNSPGEIANTEVKQLLSLLQTTLKSPAYKSTVENIVNSPDLLHDIVKDVPGLDSSPSTITLFMDHELLTVLAHPGNIRRVIEAHACFPQVAKKIAEAVKEADSIGEYTRSSTGAYSLDQMSDDEDEMPGPSGGQAITSSQLAAALAAATGSSGQSNQSEPIGGGVISSDFFQQAILAAQRDSLSSQVQQMREMGITDENVARQALQATNGDLQAALDLLFGGGVS; encoded by the exons atggCATCAGTCATCATCTGCGACCGAATCTCTCAGGGAAACACTGGCAGAAAAGAGTTGACTGGGGTTAGATTAGACCAggatgttaaaattttaaaagagaaAATAGCAGCGGActtaaaaattacagaaaatttatTTG ATGTTATATATTGTGGccaatgtttgaaggagggtgcTAGTCTTGAGTCAAATGGTGTCCATCAAGGATCAACTGTTCATGTTGTAGCCAGACCAGTGCAAGACCAAAACTCACCTG GTGAGATAGCAAATACAGAGGTGAAACAGTTGCTAAGTCTTCTACAAACAACACTGAAGAGTCCAGCGTATAAATCTACTGTAG AGAATATAGTAAATTCACCGGACCTGTTACATGACATAGTGAAAGATGTTCCTGGATTAGACAGCTCCCCGTCAACAATCA cACTGTTTATGGATCATGAATTATTGACTGTCCTTGCACACCCTGGAAATATCCGGAG GGTTATAGAAGCACATGCCTGTTTTCCTCAAGTGGCCAAGAAGATAGCAGAAGCTGTGAAAGAGGCTGATAGTATTGGAGAGTATACACGCAGTTCAACAGGAGCATACTCACTAGATCAAATGTCTGATGATGAAGACGAAATGCCAGGACCA AGTGGAGGACAAGCTATTACATCATCTCAGTTAGCAGCAGCACTTGCAGCAGCAACAGGCTCCTCAGGACAG AGTAATCAGAGTGAACCTATAGGCGGTGGTGTGATATCCTCGGATTTCTTTCAACAGGCTATTTTGGCAGCTCAGAGGGACTCTTTGTCT AGTCAAGTTCAGCAGATGCGGGAGATGGGTATTACAGATGAGAATGTAGCTAGGCAGGCCCTTCAGGCTACCAATGGAGACTTACAAGCAGCACTTGATCTACTGTTTGGGGGAGGAGTCTCATAA
- the LOC123566537 gene encoding ubiquitin-like protein 7 isoform X1, translating into MASVIICDRISQGNTGRKELTGVRLDQDVKILKEKIAADLKITENLFDVIYCGQCLKEGASLESNGVHQGSTVHVVARPVQDQNSPGKGEIANTEVKQLLSLLQTTLKSPAYKSTVENIVNSPDLLHDIVKDVPGLDSSPSTITLFMDHELLTVLAHPGNIRRVIEAHACFPQVAKKIAEAVKEADSIGEYTRSSTGAYSLDQMSDDEDEMPGPSGGQAITSSQLAAALAAATGSSGQSNQSEPIGGGVISSDFFQQAILAAQRDSLSSQVQQMREMGITDENVARQALQATNGDLQAALDLLFGGGVS; encoded by the exons atggCATCAGTCATCATCTGCGACCGAATCTCTCAGGGAAACACTGGCAGAAAAGAGTTGACTGGGGTTAGATTAGACCAggatgttaaaattttaaaagagaaAATAGCAGCGGActtaaaaattacagaaaatttatTTG ATGTTATATATTGTGGccaatgtttgaaggagggtgcTAGTCTTGAGTCAAATGGTGTCCATCAAGGATCAACTGTTCATGTTGTAGCCAGACCAGTGCAAGACCAAAACTCACCTGGTAAAG GTGAGATAGCAAATACAGAGGTGAAACAGTTGCTAAGTCTTCTACAAACAACACTGAAGAGTCCAGCGTATAAATCTACTGTAG AGAATATAGTAAATTCACCGGACCTGTTACATGACATAGTGAAAGATGTTCCTGGATTAGACAGCTCCCCGTCAACAATCA cACTGTTTATGGATCATGAATTATTGACTGTCCTTGCACACCCTGGAAATATCCGGAG GGTTATAGAAGCACATGCCTGTTTTCCTCAAGTGGCCAAGAAGATAGCAGAAGCTGTGAAAGAGGCTGATAGTATTGGAGAGTATACACGCAGTTCAACAGGAGCATACTCACTAGATCAAATGTCTGATGATGAAGACGAAATGCCAGGACCA AGTGGAGGACAAGCTATTACATCATCTCAGTTAGCAGCAGCACTTGCAGCAGCAACAGGCTCCTCAGGACAG AGTAATCAGAGTGAACCTATAGGCGGTGGTGTGATATCCTCGGATTTCTTTCAACAGGCTATTTTGGCAGCTCAGAGGGACTCTTTGTCT AGTCAAGTTCAGCAGATGCGGGAGATGGGTATTACAGATGAGAATGTAGCTAGGCAGGCCCTTCAGGCTACCAATGGAGACTTACAAGCAGCACTTGATCTACTGTTTGGGGGAGGAGTCTCATAA